One window of Puntigrus tetrazona isolate hp1 chromosome 14, ASM1883169v1, whole genome shotgun sequence genomic DNA carries:
- the si:ch211-114c17.1 gene encoding pre-mRNA-processing factor 39 isoform X2: MAAEGEEDLGKREHTNPSVTELYEPEVADLPRSDDQASADGGDTGIPTASYTAEGEEEEEGDMPADFQRLWKLTSDNPQDFNSWTDLLQYCEQEGHMRACRQALNAFLLRYPLCYGYWKKFADLERRAGHVDKAEEVCEQGLKAIPLSVDLWIHYINLLLGTLNMNLPESTQRIRSVFEEAVAAAGWDFHSDRLWDLYAEWEKEQGNLNFMTGVYDQVLRVPTQLYNTHYEKLKTHLTSHPPQDVLSPEEYGKVRNEYKQSQIQAKKESSDISAEEEERPPGEEESADNGKDSEEAVQKMQELLMISREELYQHNETEVRKRWNFEDAIKRPYFHVKPLDRAQLKAWQSYLDWEIAEAETAALNAEGAAVEGHEGSVQECVAGHKRVLILFERCLIACALYEEFWNKYVLYLAPHGLGEVREVYRRACEIHLPYKHSIHLHWASFEEKHGNITEAQRILGSLEMTVPGLAAVRLRRVGLERRTGHLVAAEALLKETVEKSKDNPQLHAFFSIKLARFLHKLCKSPSRARTVLQEAIELSPDNGRLYQNLLELEMSGDLRANGGAVLQCVAKALAAPLSPKTKILFSQRGLQFAEDFGTTVQSVLSMYEEHQKLLKEHDAKSDNDDPEKMSKMDDSSALTVQQTAPPTMPHVPMTTPPPSMMGGDTSGSYGSYGSWYQQQYGGYGSYQNPWNQYNQYYPPS, from the exons ATGGCGGCGGAAGGCGAAGAGGACCTGGGTAAAAGGGAACACACAAACCCTTCAG TGACAGAGCTTTATGAGCCTGAGGTTGCAGACCTTCCCAGGTCAGATGATCAGGCGTCAGCGGATGGAGGAGACACTGGCATCCCGACAGCATCCTACACAGCagaaggagaagaggaggaagagggagaCATGCCCGCCGACTTCCAGAGACTTTGGAAACTTACCAGCGATAATCCTCAAGATTTCAACAGCTGGACTGACCTCCTGCAGTATTGTGAACAAGAG GGGCACATGAGAGCTTGCCGTCAAGCCCTAAATGCTTTTCTGCTGAGGTATCCTCTGTGTTACGGTTACTGGAAAAAGTTTGCGGATCTTGAGAGACGGGCCGGTCACGTCGATAAGGCGGAAGAG GTGTGTGAACAAGGTTTAAAGGCAATACCTCTCAGTGTTGATCTCTGGATCCACTACATCAACCTGCTGCTGGGAACGCTCAACATGAACCTGCCTGAGTCAACACAGCGCATCCGCAG tgtgtttgaggaggCCGTTGCAGCCGCTGGATGGGACTTCCATTCAGACAGGCTGTGGGATCTGTACGCTGAGTGGGAGAAAGAGCAGGGCAACCTGAATTTCATGACCGGCGTCTACGACCAAGTACTGAGGGTCCCTACTCAGCTCTACAACACACATTACGAAAA ACTGAAAACTCATCTAACCTCCCACCCACCTCAGGACGTCCTGTCCCCTGAGGAGTACGGTAAGGTGAGGAATGAGTACAAACAGAGCCAGATTCAAGCCAAAAAAGAGAGCTCTGATATCAGCgctgaagaagaagagaggCCGCCTGGGGAGGAAGAGTCTGCAGACAATGGAAAGGACTCG GAAGAAGCAGTGCAGAAGATGCAGGAGCTCCTGATGATCAGCAGAGAGGAATTGTACCAACACAATGAAACAGAAGTCAGGAAGAGATGGAACTTTGAAGATGCT attAAAAGGCCTTATTTCCATGTGAAGCCTCTGGACAGAGCCCAGCTGAAAGCGTGGCAGAGCTATCTGGACTGGGAGATCGCAGAAGCTGAAACAGCAGCACTGAATGCTGAAGGGGCGGCTGTGGAGGGCCATGAAGGCTCAGTACAAGAGTGTGTAGCTGGGCACAAGAGGGTACTGATTCTGTTTGAACGCTGTCTCATTGCTTGTGCGCTCTATGAGGAATTCTGGAATAAA TATGTGCTTTACCTGGCACCACACGGGCTGGGGGAGGTGCGTGAAGTGTACCGCAGAGCTTGTGAAATCCATCTTCCGTACAAACACAGCATCCACCTTCACTGGGCATCGTTTGAGGAAAAACATG GTAATATAACAGAGGCACAGCGCATTCTAGGATCGCTTGAGATGACAGTGCCTGGTTTGGCCGCGGTGCGTCTGAGAAGAGTGGGTCTGGAGCGGAGAACAGGACATTTGGTTGCAGCGGAGGCACTGCTGAAGGAGACTGTGGAGAAGAGTAAAGACAATCCACAACTTCATGCCTTCTTCTCCATAAAGCTGGCTCGCTTTCTTCACAAGCTGTGCAAGAGTCCTTCCAGGGCCCGCACTGTTCTACAGGAAGCCATAGAGCTGAGTCCG GATAACGGTAGGTTGTATCAGAACCTTCTGGAGCTGGAGATGTCAGGTGACCTGCGGGCTAACGGAGGTGCTGTTCTACAGTGTGTGGCCAAAGCCCTTGCTGCTCCTCTCTCCCCAAAGACCAAAATCCTTTTCTCCCAACGTGGCTTACAGTTCGCTGAGGACTTTGGGACCACAGTACAGAG TGTGTTGAGCATGTATGAGGAGCACCAGAAGCTGCTGAAGGAACATGATGCAAAGAG CGATAATGATGATCCAGAAAAGATGAGCAAAATGGATGATTCGTCTGCATTGACGGTGCAACAGACGGCTCCACCCACAATGCCTCACGTTCCCATGACAACACCACCTCCCTCTATGATGGGTGGAGACACGAGTGGGTCGTATGGAAGTTATGGCAGCTGGTACCAG CAACAGTATGGAGGTTATGGCAGCTACCAGAACCCATGGAACCAGTACAATCAATACTACCCTCCCAGCTAA
- the si:ch211-114c17.1 gene encoding pre-mRNA-processing factor 39 isoform X1 — protein sequence MAAEGEEDLGKREHTNPSVTELYEPEVADLPRSDDQASADGGDTGIPTASYTAEGEEEEEGDMPADFQRLWKLTSDNPQDFNSWTDLLQYCEQEGHMRACRQALNAFLLRYPLCYGYWKKFADLERRAGHVDKAEEVCEQGLKAIPLSVDLWIHYINLLLGTLNMNLPESTQRIRSVFEEAVAAAGWDFHSDRLWDLYAEWEKEQGNLNFMTGVYDQVLRVPTQLYNTHYEKLKTHLTSHPPQDVLSPEEYGKVRNEYKQSQIQAKKESSDISAEEEERPPGEEESADNGKDSEEAVQKMQELLMISREELYQHNETEVRKRWNFEDAIKRPYFHVKPLDRAQLKAWQSYLDWEIAEAETAALNAEGAAVEGHEGSVQECVAGHKRVLILFERCLIACALYEEFWNKYVLYLAPHGLGEVREVYRRACEIHLPYKHSIHLHWASFEEKHGNITEAQRILGSLEMTVPGLAAVRLRRVGLERRTGHLVAAEALLKETVEKSKDNPQLHAFFSIKLARFLHKLCKSPSRARTVLQEAIELSPDNGRLYQNLLELEMSGDLRANGGAVLQCVAKALAAPLSPKTKILFSQRGLQFAEDFGTTVQSVLSMYEEHQKLLKEHDAKRQAENGDNDDPEKMSKMDDSSALTVQQTAPPTMPHVPMTTPPPSMMGGDTSGSYGSYGSWYQQQYGGYGSYQNPWNQYNQYYPPS from the exons ATGGCGGCGGAAGGCGAAGAGGACCTGGGTAAAAGGGAACACACAAACCCTTCAG TGACAGAGCTTTATGAGCCTGAGGTTGCAGACCTTCCCAGGTCAGATGATCAGGCGTCAGCGGATGGAGGAGACACTGGCATCCCGACAGCATCCTACACAGCagaaggagaagaggaggaagagggagaCATGCCCGCCGACTTCCAGAGACTTTGGAAACTTACCAGCGATAATCCTCAAGATTTCAACAGCTGGACTGACCTCCTGCAGTATTGTGAACAAGAG GGGCACATGAGAGCTTGCCGTCAAGCCCTAAATGCTTTTCTGCTGAGGTATCCTCTGTGTTACGGTTACTGGAAAAAGTTTGCGGATCTTGAGAGACGGGCCGGTCACGTCGATAAGGCGGAAGAG GTGTGTGAACAAGGTTTAAAGGCAATACCTCTCAGTGTTGATCTCTGGATCCACTACATCAACCTGCTGCTGGGAACGCTCAACATGAACCTGCCTGAGTCAACACAGCGCATCCGCAG tgtgtttgaggaggCCGTTGCAGCCGCTGGATGGGACTTCCATTCAGACAGGCTGTGGGATCTGTACGCTGAGTGGGAGAAAGAGCAGGGCAACCTGAATTTCATGACCGGCGTCTACGACCAAGTACTGAGGGTCCCTACTCAGCTCTACAACACACATTACGAAAA ACTGAAAACTCATCTAACCTCCCACCCACCTCAGGACGTCCTGTCCCCTGAGGAGTACGGTAAGGTGAGGAATGAGTACAAACAGAGCCAGATTCAAGCCAAAAAAGAGAGCTCTGATATCAGCgctgaagaagaagagaggCCGCCTGGGGAGGAAGAGTCTGCAGACAATGGAAAGGACTCG GAAGAAGCAGTGCAGAAGATGCAGGAGCTCCTGATGATCAGCAGAGAGGAATTGTACCAACACAATGAAACAGAAGTCAGGAAGAGATGGAACTTTGAAGATGCT attAAAAGGCCTTATTTCCATGTGAAGCCTCTGGACAGAGCCCAGCTGAAAGCGTGGCAGAGCTATCTGGACTGGGAGATCGCAGAAGCTGAAACAGCAGCACTGAATGCTGAAGGGGCGGCTGTGGAGGGCCATGAAGGCTCAGTACAAGAGTGTGTAGCTGGGCACAAGAGGGTACTGATTCTGTTTGAACGCTGTCTCATTGCTTGTGCGCTCTATGAGGAATTCTGGAATAAA TATGTGCTTTACCTGGCACCACACGGGCTGGGGGAGGTGCGTGAAGTGTACCGCAGAGCTTGTGAAATCCATCTTCCGTACAAACACAGCATCCACCTTCACTGGGCATCGTTTGAGGAAAAACATG GTAATATAACAGAGGCACAGCGCATTCTAGGATCGCTTGAGATGACAGTGCCTGGTTTGGCCGCGGTGCGTCTGAGAAGAGTGGGTCTGGAGCGGAGAACAGGACATTTGGTTGCAGCGGAGGCACTGCTGAAGGAGACTGTGGAGAAGAGTAAAGACAATCCACAACTTCATGCCTTCTTCTCCATAAAGCTGGCTCGCTTTCTTCACAAGCTGTGCAAGAGTCCTTCCAGGGCCCGCACTGTTCTACAGGAAGCCATAGAGCTGAGTCCG GATAACGGTAGGTTGTATCAGAACCTTCTGGAGCTGGAGATGTCAGGTGACCTGCGGGCTAACGGAGGTGCTGTTCTACAGTGTGTGGCCAAAGCCCTTGCTGCTCCTCTCTCCCCAAAGACCAAAATCCTTTTCTCCCAACGTGGCTTACAGTTCGCTGAGGACTTTGGGACCACAGTACAGAG TGTGTTGAGCATGTATGAGGAGCACCAGAAGCTGCTGAAGGAACATGATGCAAAGAGGCAAGCAGAGAATGG CGATAATGATGATCCAGAAAAGATGAGCAAAATGGATGATTCGTCTGCATTGACGGTGCAACAGACGGCTCCACCCACAATGCCTCACGTTCCCATGACAACACCACCTCCCTCTATGATGGGTGGAGACACGAGTGGGTCGTATGGAAGTTATGGCAGCTGGTACCAG CAACAGTATGGAGGTTATGGCAGCTACCAGAACCCATGGAACCAGTACAATCAATACTACCCTCCCAGCTAA
- the si:ch211-114c17.1 gene encoding pre-mRNA-processing factor 39 isoform X3 yields MTELYEPEVADLPRSDDQASADGGDTGIPTASYTAEGEEEEEGDMPADFQRLWKLTSDNPQDFNSWTDLLQYCEQEGHMRACRQALNAFLLRYPLCYGYWKKFADLERRAGHVDKAEEVCEQGLKAIPLSVDLWIHYINLLLGTLNMNLPESTQRIRSVFEEAVAAAGWDFHSDRLWDLYAEWEKEQGNLNFMTGVYDQVLRVPTQLYNTHYEKLKTHLTSHPPQDVLSPEEYGKVRNEYKQSQIQAKKESSDISAEEEERPPGEEESADNGKDSEEAVQKMQELLMISREELYQHNETEVRKRWNFEDAIKRPYFHVKPLDRAQLKAWQSYLDWEIAEAETAALNAEGAAVEGHEGSVQECVAGHKRVLILFERCLIACALYEEFWNKYVLYLAPHGLGEVREVYRRACEIHLPYKHSIHLHWASFEEKHGNITEAQRILGSLEMTVPGLAAVRLRRVGLERRTGHLVAAEALLKETVEKSKDNPQLHAFFSIKLARFLHKLCKSPSRARTVLQEAIELSPDNGRLYQNLLELEMSGDLRANGGAVLQCVAKALAAPLSPKTKILFSQRGLQFAEDFGTTVQSVLSMYEEHQKLLKEHDAKRQAENGDNDDPEKMSKMDDSSALTVQQTAPPTMPHVPMTTPPPSMMGGDTSGSYGSYGSWYQQQYGGYGSYQNPWNQYNQYYPPS; encoded by the exons a TGACAGAGCTTTATGAGCCTGAGGTTGCAGACCTTCCCAGGTCAGATGATCAGGCGTCAGCGGATGGAGGAGACACTGGCATCCCGACAGCATCCTACACAGCagaaggagaagaggaggaagagggagaCATGCCCGCCGACTTCCAGAGACTTTGGAAACTTACCAGCGATAATCCTCAAGATTTCAACAGCTGGACTGACCTCCTGCAGTATTGTGAACAAGAG GGGCACATGAGAGCTTGCCGTCAAGCCCTAAATGCTTTTCTGCTGAGGTATCCTCTGTGTTACGGTTACTGGAAAAAGTTTGCGGATCTTGAGAGACGGGCCGGTCACGTCGATAAGGCGGAAGAG GTGTGTGAACAAGGTTTAAAGGCAATACCTCTCAGTGTTGATCTCTGGATCCACTACATCAACCTGCTGCTGGGAACGCTCAACATGAACCTGCCTGAGTCAACACAGCGCATCCGCAG tgtgtttgaggaggCCGTTGCAGCCGCTGGATGGGACTTCCATTCAGACAGGCTGTGGGATCTGTACGCTGAGTGGGAGAAAGAGCAGGGCAACCTGAATTTCATGACCGGCGTCTACGACCAAGTACTGAGGGTCCCTACTCAGCTCTACAACACACATTACGAAAA ACTGAAAACTCATCTAACCTCCCACCCACCTCAGGACGTCCTGTCCCCTGAGGAGTACGGTAAGGTGAGGAATGAGTACAAACAGAGCCAGATTCAAGCCAAAAAAGAGAGCTCTGATATCAGCgctgaagaagaagagaggCCGCCTGGGGAGGAAGAGTCTGCAGACAATGGAAAGGACTCG GAAGAAGCAGTGCAGAAGATGCAGGAGCTCCTGATGATCAGCAGAGAGGAATTGTACCAACACAATGAAACAGAAGTCAGGAAGAGATGGAACTTTGAAGATGCT attAAAAGGCCTTATTTCCATGTGAAGCCTCTGGACAGAGCCCAGCTGAAAGCGTGGCAGAGCTATCTGGACTGGGAGATCGCAGAAGCTGAAACAGCAGCACTGAATGCTGAAGGGGCGGCTGTGGAGGGCCATGAAGGCTCAGTACAAGAGTGTGTAGCTGGGCACAAGAGGGTACTGATTCTGTTTGAACGCTGTCTCATTGCTTGTGCGCTCTATGAGGAATTCTGGAATAAA TATGTGCTTTACCTGGCACCACACGGGCTGGGGGAGGTGCGTGAAGTGTACCGCAGAGCTTGTGAAATCCATCTTCCGTACAAACACAGCATCCACCTTCACTGGGCATCGTTTGAGGAAAAACATG GTAATATAACAGAGGCACAGCGCATTCTAGGATCGCTTGAGATGACAGTGCCTGGTTTGGCCGCGGTGCGTCTGAGAAGAGTGGGTCTGGAGCGGAGAACAGGACATTTGGTTGCAGCGGAGGCACTGCTGAAGGAGACTGTGGAGAAGAGTAAAGACAATCCACAACTTCATGCCTTCTTCTCCATAAAGCTGGCTCGCTTTCTTCACAAGCTGTGCAAGAGTCCTTCCAGGGCCCGCACTGTTCTACAGGAAGCCATAGAGCTGAGTCCG GATAACGGTAGGTTGTATCAGAACCTTCTGGAGCTGGAGATGTCAGGTGACCTGCGGGCTAACGGAGGTGCTGTTCTACAGTGTGTGGCCAAAGCCCTTGCTGCTCCTCTCTCCCCAAAGACCAAAATCCTTTTCTCCCAACGTGGCTTACAGTTCGCTGAGGACTTTGGGACCACAGTACAGAG TGTGTTGAGCATGTATGAGGAGCACCAGAAGCTGCTGAAGGAACATGATGCAAAGAGGCAAGCAGAGAATGG CGATAATGATGATCCAGAAAAGATGAGCAAAATGGATGATTCGTCTGCATTGACGGTGCAACAGACGGCTCCACCCACAATGCCTCACGTTCCCATGACAACACCACCTCCCTCTATGATGGGTGGAGACACGAGTGGGTCGTATGGAAGTTATGGCAGCTGGTACCAG CAACAGTATGGAGGTTATGGCAGCTACCAGAACCCATGGAACCAGTACAATCAATACTACCCTCCCAGCTAA
- the ubxn1 gene encoding UBX domain-containing protein 1 — translation MAECTTLDSLLEMGFDRNRAEKAVAHTGNQGIERAMDWLMEHENDPDIDEPYVPPAGNTLGTTEEQTQSPTDTSESIEDAEQMDDSKQPMTEEERMEQVKRLEELMKMRQEERRERERKEEIEREKQRRKQGQELLQVKQKLQDDEMKKLADQRRREKMEDKLAKQRVKEKIARDREERARKFGGGSSSTGLSSPPSEAPLLSPPDNQGAPPAKKDYDDCRIQVRLLDGSTLSTVFKAQEPLAAVRVYIQMNGENGQDFNLITPYPRRVYTDLDMEKPLSELGLVPSAVLVVTKK, via the exons ATGGCTGAGTGCACTACGTTAGACAGTCTGCTGGAAATGGGCTTTGACAGAAACAGAGC GGAGAAGGCAGTAGCACATACTGGAAACCAGGGCATTGAGAGAGCAATGGACTG gtTAATGGAGCATGAGAATGATCCAGATATAGATGAGCCTTATGTCCCGCCTGCTGGAAATACTCTTGGCACCACAGAAGAACAGACCCAGTCTCCTACAGACACTTCAGAAT ccaTTGAAGATGCTGAGCAAATGGATGATTCCAAACAACCTATGACAGAAGAAGAAAGGATGGAACAAGTAAAACG ACTGGAGGAGTTGATGAAGATGAGacaggaggagaggagagagagagagcgaaaggaggaaatagaaagagaaaagcagagGAGGAAACAGGGCCAAGAGCTGCTGCAGGTTAAACAGAAGCTCCAAGATGATGAAATGAAGAAGCTAGCGGACCAGCGCAGGAGAGAGAAGATGGAGGACAAGCTGGCCAA GCAGCGAGTTAAAGAGAAGATTGCacgagacagagaggagagggCACGAAAG TTTGGAGGTGGTTCATCAAGCACAGGTTTGTCATCTCCCCCGTCTGAAGCCCCTCTGCTGTCTCCACCTGATAACCAAGGAGCTCCTCCTGCTAAGAAAGACTACGATGACTGTCGGATACAG GTGCGTCTTCTAGATGGATCCACCTTGAGCACTGTCTTCAAGGCTCAGGAACCTCTGGCTGCTGTTAGAGTCTATATTCAGATGAACGGGGAAAACGGACAGGATTTCAACCTCATCACCCCGTATCCCAGACGTGTGTACACAGATCTAGACATGGAAAAACCCCTTAGTGAGCTGG GTTTGGTGCCTTCTGCCGTCCTTGTGGTTACCAAGAAATGA
- the ehd1a gene encoding EH domain-containing protein 1a: MFSWSKREGKKDPELFQNVSEGLKRLYRTKLFPLEDSYHFHDFHSPALEDADFDNKPMVLLVGQYSTGKTTFIRHLMEQDFPGMRIGPEPTTDSFIAVMHGEQEGVIPGNALVVDPKKPFRKLNAFGNAFLNRFMCAQLNNPVLESISIIDTPGILSGEKQRISRGYDFAAVLEWFAERVDRIILLFDAHKLDISDEFSEVIKALKNHEDKMRVVLNKADQISTQQLMRVYGALMWSLGKIINTPEVVRVYIGSFWAQPLLIADNRKLFEAEEQDLFRDIQSLPRNAALRKLNDLIKRARLAKVHAYIISSLKKEMPSVFGKDSKKKELINNLGAIYEKIQKEHNISPGDFPNLKKMQELLAVQDFTKFPAMKPKLLESVEDMLGNDIAKLMTLVRKEEAAMPSQTVKGGAFEGTMNGPFGHGYGEGAGEGIDELEWIVGRDKPSYDEIFYTLSPINGKISGATAKKEMVKSKLPNTVLGKIWTLADVDKDGYLDDEEFALANHLIKVKLEGHELPAKLPAHLVPPSKRQEQN; encoded by the exons ATGTTCAGCTGGTCCAAAcgagaaggaaagaaagaccCGGAACTTTTCCAAAACGTGTCGGAGGGACTGAAGCGCCTCTACCGCACCAAACTCTTCCCTTTGGAGGACAGCTATCATTTCCACGACTTCCACTCGCCGGCTCTGGAAGATGCTGACTTCGACAACAAGCCCATGGTGCTGCTGGTGGGACAGTACTCGACCGGGAAGACCACCTTCATTAGGCACCTGATGGAGCAGGATTTCCCGGGGATGAGGATAGGCCCCGAGCCGACGACGGACTCCTTCATAGCGGTTATGCACGGCGAGCAGGAAGGCGTGATACCTGGCAACGCGCTGGTCGTGGACCCAAAAAAGCCTTTCCGAAAACTCAACGCCTTCGGAAACGCTTTCCTCAATAG GTTTATGTGCGCTCAGTTAAACAACCCTGTCTTGGAGAGCATCAGTATCATCGATACACCAGGCATCCTGTCAGGGGAAAAACAAAGGATCAGCAGAG GCTATGACTTTGCAGCAGTTCTCGAGTGGTTTGCAGAACGAGTGGACAGAATCATCTTGCTCTTCGACGCCCACAAGCTGGACATTTCCGATGAGTTCTCAGAGGtgataaaggccctgaaaaaccACGAGGACAAGATGCGTGTGGTTCTGAACAAAGCTGACCAGATCAGCACCCAGCAGCTGATGAGGGTGTATGGTGCCCTCATGTGGTCACTGGGAAAGATCATCAACACCCCTGAGGTGGTCCGAGTGTATATCGGCTCATTTTGGGCTCAGCCTCTTCTGATCGCAGATAACAGGAAGCTGTTTGAAGCAGAGGAGCAGGACCTCTTCCGGGATATTCAAAGTCTTCCCAGGAATGCAGCTCTGCGGAAACTTAATGATCTGATCAAAAGAGCACGTCTCGCTAAG GTACACGCTTACATTATCAGTTCTCTGAAGAAAGAGATGCCAAGTGTATTTGGCAAAGACTCAAAGAAGAAAGAGCTCATTAACAACTTGGGTGCCATATATGAAAAGATTCAGAAAGAGCACAACATTTCACCAGGAGACTTTCCTAATCTAAAGAAAATGCAG gaGTTGCTAGCTGTTCAGGACTTCACCAAATTTCCCGCCATGAAACCAAAATTGCTGGAGTCGGTGGAAGACATGTTAGGTAACGACATCGCTAAGCTCATGACGCTGGTCCGTAAGGAGGAGGCCGCCATGCCCAGCCAGACAGTGAAGGGTGGTGCATTTGAGGGAACCATGAATGGGCCATTTGGTCACGGATATGGAGAAGGAGCAGGTGAAGGCATCGATGAGCTGGAATGGATCGTGGGCCGAGATAAGCCATCCTATGATGAAATATTCTACACGCTCTCGCCAATTAACGGGAAGATATCTGGTGCCACGGCTAAGAAGGAGATGGTGAAGTCCAAGCTTCCAAACACAGTACTTGGAAAGATCTGGACTCTGGCCGATGTCGATAAAGACGGCTATCTGGATGACGAAGAGTTTGCACTTGCGAATCACCTGATCAAGGTGAAGCTTGAGGGGCACGAGCTTCCGGCCAAACTGCCTGCTCACCTTGTGCCTCCTTCCAAACGGCAGGAGCAGAATTGA